From a region of the Butyrivibrio sp. AE3004 genome:
- a CDS encoding helix-turn-helix domain-containing protein — MNKTKEVTIGDRLKMLREDADLTQTELARELHVRHNGVISMYENGKKNLSIEMLLMYSEYFRVTTDWILKGEPATSEDDKGLNGLGGLEEIKKVYLSIRRPEVRQVAIRQLRNLAILG, encoded by the coding sequence ATGAACAAAACAAAAGAAGTAACAATCGGAGACCGTCTTAAGATGCTGAGGGAGGATGCAGATCTGACTCAGACAGAGCTTGCAAGAGAGCTTCATGTTCGTCACAACGGAGTGATTTCTATGTATGAGAACGGAAAGAAGAACTTATCTATTGAGATGCTGCTTATGTATTCAGAATATTTTAGAGTTACTACTGACTGGATCCTAAAGGGTGAGCCTGCCACATCAGAGGATGATAAGGGACTGAATGGCCTTGGCGGTTTGGAGGAGATTAAGAAGGTGTATCTTAGTATCAGACGACCAGAAGTAAGGCAGGTTGCGATAAGGCAGCTAAGGAATCTTGCGATACTGGGATGA
- a CDS encoding AAA family ATPase, whose translation MLISFKFNNFCSFNVESEFSMEASNSKVKTRYPDNYTSTGVDYDLLKTAVIVGENAGGKSNFIGSLKFLKSLIDFNSQVQSVGAYVNASSFLTDKDPEQRFEICFISEKNHIYKYCLGIDSNGITSEGLYKQSKRKGTFSCLFSVMRDKSGKYEKKEGKASELGTALKNSNNSYGLFISKLALLGNADAIETTGWFKNILLPGTVPEDQDGNPAGRDEDIKIMRDPRFVDIFRMVDYSICSIEVDNDKPYGKSLIIRKDADGNEIRRELQQDSTGVREFFAWAVQIFRVVYENRVVFADEMDRVLNPILSDRVVAFVNGEEHKGQFIFSTHNVLHLNLKTYMKEQIYFVTKSKDSLTSELYSLADFPEVRYETAKVYEFYMKGILGGTAFE comes from the coding sequence ATGCTGATTAGCTTTAAATTCAATAACTTCTGCTCATTCAATGTTGAGAGCGAATTTAGTATGGAGGCATCTAACAGCAAGGTTAAGACGAGATATCCTGATAACTATACTTCTACAGGTGTAGATTACGATCTTCTGAAGACAGCAGTTATCGTCGGTGAAAACGCAGGTGGTAAATCCAATTTTATCGGGAGTCTTAAGTTTTTGAAATCTCTTATAGACTTCAATTCCCAGGTACAGTCGGTTGGTGCATATGTCAATGCATCCAGTTTTCTTACGGATAAAGATCCTGAACAGAGATTTGAGATATGCTTCATTTCGGAAAAGAATCATATCTACAAGTATTGTTTGGGAATAGACTCTAATGGAATAACAAGTGAAGGACTATATAAGCAGAGTAAGAGGAAAGGAACCTTCTCATGTCTCTTTTCTGTTATGAGGGATAAGTCCGGGAAATATGAAAAGAAGGAAGGAAAAGCTTCTGAGCTTGGAACTGCATTAAAGAACAGTAACAACAGCTATGGTCTTTTTATCAGCAAGCTAGCTCTTCTTGGCAATGCGGATGCTATCGAGACTACAGGCTGGTTCAAAAATATCCTTCTCCCGGGTACGGTTCCGGAAGACCAGGATGGAAATCCTGCAGGCAGGGATGAGGATATAAAGATAATGAGAGATCCCCGCTTTGTGGATATATTCCGCATGGTCGATTATAGTATCTGCAGTATAGAAGTGGATAATGACAAGCCTTATGGTAAGTCATTGATCATTAGAAAAGATGCAGATGGGAATGAAATACGCAGAGAACTTCAGCAGGATTCAACCGGTGTAAGAGAGTTCTTTGCATGGGCTGTCCAGATATTCAGGGTTGTATATGAGAACAGGGTTGTATTTGCTGATGAGATGGACAGAGTACTCAATCCCATTCTTTCAGACAGGGTTGTTGCTTTTGTGAATGGTGAGGAACATAAAGGACAGTTTATCTTCTCCACGCACAACGTGCTTCATCTGAATCTGAAGACCTACATGAAGGAACAGATCTATTTCGTGACAAAGAGTAAGGATAGTCTTACTTCTGAGCTGTATTCACTTGCAGATTTTCCAGAGGTAAGATATGAGACTGCCAAGGTCTATGAGTTCTACATGAAGGGAATATTGGGAGGTACAGCTTTTGAGTAG
- a CDS encoding RloB domain-containing protein, giving the protein MSRKERVLKKRYAIFCEGDTEYNYIDKMRKNQGVELVLKPINMHGGGYSNFLRQIKKEAQSNYLAKFIIVDADRIKTIPGEQENFIKLLEYCKLQNDKGNTPHFLIADNPDFEYVSCLHDVEYKGQDTKNFISNVWKFKDIAAFKSNEDVYEFLNSGNKSYSNLLDAIRKQDKLVSNKYEIKKKTFDIIIKKTDYDEDALNKKNSNIEEFFDVIDW; this is encoded by the coding sequence TTGAGTAGGAAAGAGAGGGTACTTAAGAAACGGTACGCCATTTTCTGCGAGGGCGATACCGAGTATAACTATATCGATAAAATGCGTAAGAACCAGGGCGTTGAACTTGTTCTGAAACCGATAAATATGCATGGCGGTGGTTATTCCAATTTCCTGAGGCAGATCAAGAAGGAGGCTCAGTCCAACTATCTTGCAAAGTTTATCATTGTGGACGCTGACCGGATCAAGACCATTCCTGGAGAGCAGGAGAACTTCATTAAGCTCCTGGAATACTGCAAGCTGCAGAATGATAAGGGAAATACACCTCACTTCCTTATTGCTGATAATCCTGATTTTGAGTATGTTTCATGCCTGCATGATGTCGAATATAAGGGACAGGACACCAAGAACTTTATTTCTAATGTCTGGAAATTTAAGGATATAGCTGCTTTTAAAAGCAATGAGGACGTTTATGAGTTCCTTAATTCCGGTAACAAATCATATAGTAATTTACTTGATGCTATCAGAAAGCAGGATAAGCTGGTCTCAAATAAGTATGAAATCAAGAAAAAGACTTTTGATATCATCATCAAAAAGACTGATTATGATGAGGACGCATTGAATAAGAAAAACAGCAATATTGAAGAGTTCTTTGATGTTATCGATTGGTAA
- a CDS encoding DUF6462 family protein, which translates to MRASERYKEQIKLARQQSMRLMRVPAAMDFFGLGRTKLMKIANDCEAVIEMNNNMVWLDKERIEEYLLTFRK; encoded by the coding sequence ATGAGAGCAAGTGAGAGATATAAGGAGCAGATTAAACTGGCAAGACAGCAGTCAATGAGACTGATGAGAGTGCCTGCAGCAATGGATTTCTTTGGATTAGGAAGAACCAAGCTTATGAAAATAGCAAACGACTGTGAGGCAGTTATTGAGATGAACAACAACATGGTTTGGCTCGATAAAGAACGAATTGAAGAATATCTGTTGACATTTAGGAAGTAA
- a CDS encoding site-specific integrase has product MAVSRKDNKGRALRKGECQRKSDMRYMYSYTDPLGRRRYVYDTDLQRLREREKKLMRDQLDGLDIYAAGRSTLNQAFDRYMATKYKLKDSTMSGYQYTYDRYVRDGFGEKRLIDIKCSDVMQFYIYLLQEKNLAVATVDSVHCLLHPTFDLAVRDDILRKNPTHGVMREVTKRVDDDKELRFALKVEEQRAFMDYVASHPIFYHWWPLFTVLLGTGMRIGECTGITWKDIDYENNEISVNHNLVYYPERESRVSEYHIHTPKTKAGIRTIPLLDVVKDALEMEREDQLETVGLNQTVIDGVSGFVFQNRYGDVLNPQSVNKTISRIVESYNHEEMLNAARENREPFLLPHITCHIFRYTFATRLCEAEDNLKVIQSVMGHKSIETTMNIYAQATGRKNQESFLKLASKLDNLF; this is encoded by the coding sequence ATGGCAGTATCAAGAAAAGATAATAAGGGACGTGCTCTGAGAAAGGGCGAATGCCAGCGTAAATCTGACATGCGGTATATGTATTCGTACACGGATCCATTAGGGCGCAGGAGGTATGTTTACGATACGGATTTGCAGAGGCTCAGAGAACGAGAGAAAAAACTTATGAGAGACCAGTTGGATGGACTTGATATCTATGCAGCTGGAAGGTCAACACTCAACCAGGCTTTTGACAGGTACATGGCAACTAAATACAAGCTGAAGGACAGCACCATGAGCGGATATCAGTATACCTATGACAGGTATGTGAGAGACGGGTTCGGAGAGAAGAGGCTCATTGATATCAAGTGCTCGGATGTGATGCAGTTTTACATCTATCTTTTACAAGAGAAAAACTTAGCAGTGGCCACTGTTGATTCAGTGCACTGCCTGCTTCATCCAACATTCGACCTTGCAGTGAGAGATGATATATTGAGGAAGAATCCCACGCATGGTGTTATGCGAGAAGTAACCAAGAGAGTTGATGATGATAAAGAACTTCGATTCGCTCTTAAGGTTGAAGAGCAGAGAGCATTCATGGACTATGTTGCATCTCATCCAATTTTTTATCATTGGTGGCCGCTCTTCACAGTACTTCTTGGTACCGGAATGAGAATCGGAGAATGCACTGGTATCACCTGGAAGGACATTGATTACGAGAACAATGAGATTAGCGTTAATCACAATCTTGTCTACTATCCGGAGAGAGAGTCCAGAGTATCTGAGTATCATATCCACACTCCTAAGACAAAAGCCGGTATCAGAACCATTCCGCTTCTCGATGTAGTAAAAGACGCATTAGAGATGGAGAGAGAAGATCAGCTTGAAACAGTTGGGCTTAACCAGACAGTGATTGATGGTGTTTCTGGATTCGTTTTTCAGAATCGCTATGGAGACGTACTTAATCCTCAGTCGGTTAATAAGACCATAAGCAGAATAGTTGAGAGTTACAACCACGAAGAGATGCTCAATGCAGCCAGAGAGAATAGAGAGCCGTTCTTGCTCCCTCATATCACATGTCACATTTTCAGATATACATTTGCGACAAGGCTGTGTGAAGCAGAGGATAACCTCAAGGTTATCCAGTCAGTAATGGGGCATAAGAGTATCGAAACAACGATGAACATTTATGCTCAGGCAACTGGCAGAAAGAACCAGGAATCGTTTTTGAAGCTTGCAAGCAAGCTCGACAATCTGTTTTAA
- a CDS encoding DUF6462 family protein, translating to MNRGKSPPVDLDKYLVGKEHRYCTYQDGARLYSMAYWSFVTLAKEAKANIKLRKTALVDLDLIEQYIEQFCEEGNESEEVFMARRKKIEDLAEIVKEGKKKYVRYAEGAELYSMGLHTFESLAKEAKATRKVKGVVLCNTEKIDAFIESFDE from the coding sequence ATGAATCGTGGAAAATCCCCACCAGTTGACTTAGACAAGTATCTTGTCGGAAAAGAACATCGATATTGCACCTACCAGGACGGAGCCAGACTTTACAGCATGGCATATTGGTCATTTGTGACTCTGGCAAAAGAAGCAAAGGCCAATATAAAGCTTCGGAAAACAGCCCTTGTGGATTTAGACTTGATCGAACAGTACATTGAACAGTTTTGTGAAGAAGGAAATGAAAGTGAGGAAGTATTCATGGCTAGAAGAAAGAAAATCGAAGATTTAGCAGAAATCGTTAAGGAAGGCAAAAAGAAATATGTCAGGTACGCTGAAGGGGCAGAGCTTTATTCTATGGGGCTTCATACTTTTGAAAGCCTTGCAAAGGAAGCCAAGGCCACAAGAAAGGTAAAGGGAGTGGTTCTCTGCAACACAGAAAAGATTGACGCGTTTATTGAGTCATTTGATGAATAA
- a CDS encoding replication initiator protein A, whose product MMDYFYNAQAQQFASVEIPRELLTGKSFSSLSASAKMLYAVLLDRMGEAKKHNWFDDDNRVYIIYPLSKIQEDINFSKHTIIDCMNELEEFGLIYKLQAKGKPSKIYVKNFNRRCRFQLIG is encoded by the coding sequence ATGATGGACTATTTTTATAATGCCCAGGCACAGCAATTTGCTTCTGTAGAGATACCAAGAGAGCTGCTTACAGGGAAGAGCTTTTCTTCCCTGTCGGCTTCGGCCAAAATGCTTTATGCAGTTCTTTTGGACCGCATGGGCGAAGCTAAGAAACATAATTGGTTTGATGATGATAACAGAGTCTACATCATTTATCCGTTAAGCAAGATTCAGGAAGATATCAATTTTTCCAAGCACACAATAATTGATTGTATGAATGAACTTGAAGAATTTGGTCTTATATATAAGTTACAGGCAAAAGGTAAGCCAAGCAAGATCTACGTCAAAAATTTCAATCGTAGATGCAGATTTCAGCTGATTGGGTAG
- a CDS encoding DUF6017 domain-containing protein yields the protein MSERIIFDYFSGQESEMLAFYRIPKLLFTNAYFSGLDALAKTLYGLMLDRMSLSLKNSWFDELQRAYIYFAQQEAAEMLGCGEDKIRCLFKSLEEYGLIERKKQGQGKPTKIYLKNFASRENEEVQTLEKPSSGTNMEISDPGNIGVKTTENSGSRPSENPVLDHGESDPNYININNTKRNINTNHISSMKSDLNDEYNAYSEIIRENLCLDTMLERYPHDTEIIEGIYDLVLETVLCQNPTIWISKNEYPTNLVKSKFLKLNHMHLEYVMDCMRGNTTKVRNIKNYLLSALFNAPTTMGSYYQSEVSHDQACRAM from the coding sequence GTGAGCGAAAGAATCATTTTTGACTATTTCAGCGGTCAGGAATCAGAAATGCTTGCCTTTTACAGAATACCAAAGCTTTTGTTCACAAACGCATATTTTAGCGGACTTGACGCGCTCGCTAAGACTCTTTATGGTCTTATGCTCGATAGAATGTCATTATCCCTTAAAAATAGCTGGTTTGATGAGCTTCAGAGGGCATATATATACTTTGCACAGCAGGAAGCCGCAGAAATGCTGGGCTGTGGGGAAGATAAGATCAGATGTCTTTTTAAGAGTCTTGAGGAATATGGGCTCATAGAGCGCAAAAAGCAGGGCCAGGGGAAGCCTACCAAGATCTATCTCAAGAACTTTGCTTCAAGAGAAAATGAAGAAGTTCAGACCTTGGAAAAACCAAGTTCTGGAACAAATATGGAAATTTCAGACCCCGGAAATATCGGGGTCAAGACCACGGAAAATTCGGGTTCTAGACCAAGCGAAAATCCGGTTCTAGATCACGGAGAATCCGACCCTAATTATATTAATATTAATAATACTAAAAGAAATATAAATACTAATCATATCTCTTCGATGAAAAGCGATTTGAATGATGAGTATAACGCTTATTCCGAAATAATCAGGGAGAATCTCTGCCTTGATACCATGCTTGAAAGATATCCTCATGATACAGAAATCATCGAAGGAATCTATGATCTGGTGCTTGAGACAGTTCTTTGCCAGAATCCAACAATCTGGATTTCCAAGAACGAGTATCCTACAAACTTGGTTAAGTCCAAGTTCCTTAAGCTCAACCACATGCATCTAGAGTACGTAATGGACTGCATGAGGGGAAATACTACCAAGGTTCGGAATATAAAGAATTATCTGCTTTCAGCTCTTTTCAATGCTCCTACCACCATGGGCAGCTACTATCAGTCCGAGGTAAGTCATGATCAGGCATGCAGAGCCATGTAG
- a CDS encoding type II toxin-antitoxin system RelE/ParE family toxin produces MIKSFAHKGLKDFYETGSKKGIQPDHAPKLARMLDRLDASISAQDMNLPGYRLHPLKGDKQDMWSVTVNGNWRMTFYFEGQDAYLVDYMDYH; encoded by the coding sequence ATGATAAAATCGTTTGCACATAAAGGCTTAAAGGATTTTTATGAAACTGGCTCTAAGAAGGGGATTCAGCCAGATCATGCGCCCAAATTGGCAAGAATGCTTGACCGATTGGATGCCAGCATTAGTGCTCAGGATATGAATTTGCCAGGCTATAGATTGCATCCACTTAAAGGAGATAAGCAGGATATGTGGTCTGTCACGGTGAATGGCAATTGGAGAATGACTTTTTACTTTGAAGGTCAGGATGCATATCTTGTGGACTATATGGATTATCACTGA
- a CDS encoding HigA family addiction module antitoxin, translated as MTRRPTHPGNVFLEDVMKPLNLTVIDAARMLGVSRKALSEFVNEKASLSPEMAIRISKATNTSAESWMNMQQKLTLWIAQQHEPSNVIPFPLDAVKEG; from the coding sequence ATGACTAGAAGACCTACACATCCAGGAAATGTATTCTTGGAAGATGTGATGAAACCACTAAATCTTACAGTTATTGATGCGGCTAGAATGCTTGGAGTCAGCAGAAAAGCTTTATCGGAGTTTGTTAATGAGAAAGCATCACTGAGTCCTGAGATGGCTATCAGAATAAGCAAGGCAACCAATACATCAGCAGAAAGCTGGATGAACATGCAGCAGAAACTGACACTGTGGATTGCACAGCAACACGAACCGTCAAATGTAATACCATTTCCTCTGGATGCAGTAAAAGAGGGATGA
- a CDS encoding sodium ion-translocating decarboxylase subunit beta, with amino-acid sequence MKKLSVLLGIIAVLLSDWMCAVVAYNYRGLEAGAEYGNSAPPSVAFVLAVPFLIGIVICAVSSVLLWRGIATKAITIMLGIIAVLIGIVVVAITLLTRRAHSASIIGGADGPTSIFLAGKIDSWSLIIGLVVGLALLAAGVVLIRKRK; translated from the coding sequence ATGAAGAAATTATCTGTTTTGTTGGGAATAATAGCAGTGCTTTTATCCGACTGGATGTGCGCTGTGGTGGCATATAATTACCGGGGATTGGAAGCTGGTGCAGAATATGGAAATAGTGCGCCGCCATCAGTAGCATTTGTTTTAGCAGTACCTTTCTTGATTGGAATAGTTATATGCGCAGTATCAAGCGTATTACTTTGGAGAGGAATTGCTACAAAGGCAATAACTATAATGCTTGGAATAATTGCTGTGCTTATTGGAATAGTGGTAGTTGCAATAACTCTTTTAACAAGAAGGGCACATTCTGCCTCAATTATAGGTGGTGCTGACGGGCCTACTTCAATATTTCTGGCAGGGAAAATAGATTCGTGGTCATTGATTATAGGTCTTGTTGTGGGATTAGCACTTCTTGCAGCAGGAGTTGTTTTGATTAGGAAAAGAAAATAA
- the crcB gene encoding fluoride efflux transporter CrcB: protein MNFLFVALGGALGAVARYAISLIPVKTYFPILTLITNILGAILIGFVVGITSNRESVSDNTILFWKTGVCGGFTTFSTFSLEAFNLFEKKQYMNGGLYVVLSCCCCIFGILCGKKLATIIKL from the coding sequence ATGAATTTTCTATTTGTAGCACTTGGTGGTGCCTTGGGTGCAGTAGCGCGATATGCAATAAGTCTGATTCCTGTTAAGACTTATTTTCCGATATTAACTCTGATTACAAATATCCTCGGTGCCATACTAATTGGATTCGTTGTTGGAATTACCAGTAACCGAGAAAGTGTATCTGATAATACCATTCTTTTCTGGAAGACAGGGGTGTGTGGAGGTTTTACCACATTCTCTACATTTTCCCTTGAAGCTTTTAATTTGTTTGAGAAGAAACAATATATGAATGGCGGATTATATGTGGTACTGAGTTGTTGTTGCTGCATATTTGGAATTCTATGCGGAAAGAAACTTGCGACGATAATAAAACTTTGA
- a CDS encoding MFS transporter, whose product MDKKRALSGAIIFITLMGIVSLFSDMTHEGARSILGEYLNLAGASAATIGFVSGIGELCGYSLRLISGFIADKTKKYWTFVITGYVIQALAIPALALVPEHGWIWACGLVILERIGKAIKKPAKNTLVSFAASEIGTGKGFAYQEFLDQLGAFLGPVLLFVTALVKGTDDLFTTYRISFAILLVPAMITIALVLTAKIRYPDPEIFEKQEDKPASFEFRKSFVLFMAAICFFAFGFADFTLITLHSANTGAFNESMLSLLYAGAMAVDAFAALFFGWLYDKVGLKALIISTLCSTFFSYFVFMTGNAWLIGAGIILWGIGMGAQESIMKAAVSGIVPRSMRSTGFGIFETGFGIAWFLGSWLLGALYDLNPVYLVTVSVVSQFLAIVFYALCLRCNKTEC is encoded by the coding sequence ATGGATAAAAAAAGGGCTTTGTCTGGCGCCATAATATTTATAACCCTGATGGGAATCGTAAGTCTGTTTTCGGACATGACTCATGAAGGCGCCAGAAGCATATTGGGCGAATATCTGAACCTCGCAGGGGCATCCGCTGCAACCATCGGATTTGTGTCCGGTATAGGAGAATTGTGCGGGTATTCACTAAGGCTCATATCCGGATTTATAGCAGATAAAACGAAGAAATACTGGACATTTGTTATCACAGGCTATGTAATACAGGCTCTGGCGATTCCTGCACTGGCACTCGTACCTGAACATGGCTGGATTTGGGCCTGCGGTCTTGTGATCCTGGAGCGTATCGGAAAAGCGATAAAAAAGCCTGCCAAAAACACATTGGTAAGCTTTGCGGCAAGCGAGATCGGAACCGGAAAAGGCTTTGCCTATCAGGAGTTTCTGGATCAGCTTGGCGCGTTTCTCGGACCAGTACTGCTTTTTGTAACAGCTCTTGTAAAAGGTACAGACGACCTTTTTACAACATATAGAATCTCTTTTGCGATACTGCTTGTTCCTGCAATGATCACCATAGCTCTTGTTTTGACAGCAAAGATAAGATACCCTGATCCGGAGATCTTTGAAAAGCAGGAAGATAAACCGGCAAGCTTTGAATTCAGGAAGTCATTTGTTCTGTTCATGGCGGCCATCTGCTTTTTTGCTTTTGGCTTTGCAGACTTCACCCTGATCACACTTCATTCGGCTAATACCGGAGCATTTAATGAATCCATGCTCAGCCTGCTATATGCTGGGGCAATGGCTGTGGATGCCTTTGCTGCACTATTCTTTGGCTGGCTTTATGATAAGGTCGGGCTGAAGGCTCTGATCATTTCCACACTATGCAGCACATTCTTCTCATATTTTGTTTTTATGACTGGAAATGCCTGGTTGATCGGAGCTGGGATAATTCTGTGGGGGATTGGAATGGGTGCGCAGGAAAGTATTATGAAAGCAGCTGTCAGCGGAATCGTCCCGCGTTCCATGCGAAGCACCGGTTTCGGAATATTTGAGACAGGATTTGGTATTGCGTGGTTTCTGGGCAGTTGGCTTCTCGGTGCCCTGTATGATTTGAATCCTGTGTATCTTGTCACTGTGTCTGTGGTATCACAGTTTCTGGCGATTGTATTTTATGCTTTATGCCTCCGGTGCAATAAGACAGAGTGCTAA